In Lepidochelys kempii isolate rLepKem1 chromosome 8, rLepKem1.hap2, whole genome shotgun sequence, a single genomic region encodes these proteins:
- the LMO4 gene encoding LIM domain transcription factor LMO4 gives MVNPGSSSQPPPVTAGSLSWKRCAGCGGKIADRFLLYAMDSYWHSRCLKCSCCQAQLGDIGTSCYTKSGMILCRNDYIRLFGNSGACSACGQSIPASELVMRAQGNVYHLKCFTCSTCRNRLVPGDRFHYINGSLFCEHDRPTALINGHLNSLQSNPLLPDQKVC, from the exons ATGGTGAACCCGGGCAGCAGCTCGCAACCTCCCCCGGTCACCGCTGGCTCCCTCTCGTGGAAAAGATGCGCAGGCTGCGGGGGGAAGATCGCGGATCGCTTCTTGCTCTACGCCATGGATAGCTACTGGCACAGCCGATGCCTGAAGTGCTCCTGCTGCCAGGCTCAGCTGGGGGACATCGGCACCTCCTGTTACACCAAGAGCGGTATGATCCTGTGCAGAAACGACTACATCAG GTTATTTGGAAATAGTGGTGCTTGCAGCGCTTGTGGACAGTCAATTCCTGCTAGTGAGCTGGTCATGAGGGCACAAGGCAACGTCTATCATCTTAAG TGTTTTACTTGCTCTACCTGCCGGAATCGCCTGGTCCCAGGAGACCGGTTTCACTACATCAATGGCAGTTTATTTTGTGAACATGATAGACCTACAGCTCTCATCAATGGCCATTTGAATTCACTTCAGAGCAATCCACTACTGCCAGACCAGAAG GTCTGCTAA